From Cystobacter fuscus DSM 2262, one genomic window encodes:
- a CDS encoding SMI1/KNR4 family protein — MHEWLEGLQKSAVRTSAGVGQEDVQRAETEYGVPFPEELATLFRAFNGGEFQGDVTIFALQGPEGSPSVLEKTRLMVEGLPAAGLWRIGLKGAHRHLFTARKSALQEQAESPLPGWVEPLLGDDWVYGTWDTEARELRLYRSLQTMLEVLIPPAEKEVEEFGDRTYARALSAVQGALSGLSVEYEEGESPKAQAEEEEGEEEEADEGEEEEEAAADEGEEEEATADEEEEAAADEGEEEEEAAADEGDEEEAEEAVEEEAEPVGADESDEELQQPVVAAARRRMGKIRKEASQERSAPVTPLREVEPKAPSRPSARREATRPAKADTTAPARTSAAKKAAETKAPAIKAPAKKAAAKKAPASKAPAKKPAVKKAPAKKAAAKKAPAKKPAGGRGRR, encoded by the coding sequence ATGCACGAGTGGCTGGAGGGACTTCAGAAGTCGGCGGTACGGACGTCGGCGGGCGTGGGGCAGGAGGACGTCCAGCGGGCCGAGACCGAGTACGGGGTTCCCTTCCCCGAGGAACTCGCCACGCTGTTCCGCGCGTTCAACGGAGGGGAGTTCCAGGGGGACGTCACCATCTTCGCGCTGCAGGGTCCCGAGGGTTCTCCGAGCGTGCTGGAGAAGACGCGGCTGATGGTGGAGGGGCTGCCAGCCGCGGGGCTCTGGCGCATTGGCCTGAAGGGCGCTCACCGTCATCTGTTCACCGCACGTAAGTCGGCGCTGCAGGAGCAGGCCGAGAGCCCCCTGCCGGGCTGGGTGGAGCCGCTGTTGGGTGACGACTGGGTCTACGGCACCTGGGACACCGAGGCGCGCGAGCTGCGGCTGTACCGCTCGCTCCAGACCATGCTCGAGGTGCTCATTCCTCCCGCGGAGAAGGAGGTGGAGGAGTTCGGCGACCGGACCTACGCCCGTGCCCTCTCCGCGGTGCAGGGCGCCTTGAGTGGCCTCTCGGTGGAGTACGAGGAGGGCGAGTCCCCCAAGGCCCAGGCCGAGGAGGAAGAGGGCGAGGAGGAGGAGGCCGACGAGGGCGAGGAGGAAGAAGAAGCCGCGGCCGACGAGGGCGAGGAGGAAGAAGCCACGGCCGACGAGGAGGAAGAAGCCGCGGCTGACGAGGGCGAGGAGGAGGAAGAAGCCGCGGCCGACGAGGGCGACGAGGAGGAGGCGGAAGAGGCCGTCGAGGAGGAAGCCGAGCCCGTTGGCGCGGACGAGTCCGACGAGGAGTTGCAGCAGCCCGTGGTGGCCGCCGCCAGGCGTCGCATGGGGAAGATCCGGAAGGAGGCTTCCCAGGAACGCTCCGCGCCCGTGACGCCTCTGCGCGAGGTGGAGCCGAAGGCGCCGTCCAGGCCGAGCGCCAGGCGCGAAGCGACGCGTCCCGCGAAGGCGGACACCACGGCTCCGGCTCGGACGTCGGCCGCGAAGAAGGCAGCCGAGACCAAGGCTCCGGCGATCAAGGCTCCGGCGAAGAAGGCCGCCGCGAAGAAGGCCCCGGCGAGCAAGGCTCCGGCGAAGAAGCCCGCCGTGAAGAAGGCTCCGGCGAAGAAGGCCGCCGCGAAGAAGGCTCCGGCGAAGAAGCCCGCGGGTGGGCGTGGCCGGCGCTGA
- a CDS encoding AI-2E family transporter, whose translation MTQRPRSHSQVTPRTVWTVGLHSLAILAVLWMLVMSWTVLSWALVAIFLALAAHPLVSALEKRGMRRGVAVMGVGLLGLGLLAALVVTLVPMLLDQGRGLAQAAPDFIARLRHHPWVERMDERYDLISQASEELRRHISMAPGPLLGVVTDVLRHVLAGVTIFVLTIFFLLFGSDLFNTALQWVEPSRREHYWRMGRRMNQAVGGYVAGSFLVALIGGVFTSVMTLLLGVPYFLPLGLAMAVLGLVPFVGSFLGGLLVAGTTAASVGGRQGLIALGLFLVYQQVEGNLLQPLVQRRTLKMNPLIIALVMLVGTGLAGLIGALLSLPIAGAIQVWLEDRLARLNEQWRHQREEDGKSRLILPSPPPGPREGPRPEPAPMNH comes from the coding sequence ATGACCCAGCGCCCCCGTTCCCACTCGCAGGTGACGCCTCGCACGGTGTGGACGGTGGGTCTGCACTCCCTGGCGATCCTCGCCGTGTTGTGGATGCTGGTCATGAGCTGGACCGTGCTGTCCTGGGCCCTGGTGGCGATCTTCCTCGCGCTGGCGGCACACCCGCTGGTGAGCGCGCTGGAGAAGCGGGGGATGCGCCGGGGCGTGGCGGTCATGGGCGTGGGCCTGCTCGGACTCGGCCTGCTGGCGGCGTTGGTGGTGACGCTGGTGCCCATGCTCCTGGATCAGGGACGCGGCCTGGCGCAGGCGGCTCCGGACTTCATCGCCCGACTGCGCCACCATCCCTGGGTCGAGCGGATGGACGAACGCTACGATCTCATCTCCCAGGCGTCCGAGGAGCTTCGCCGCCACATCTCGATGGCCCCGGGGCCCCTGCTCGGCGTGGTGACGGACGTGCTGCGCCACGTGCTGGCCGGAGTGACGATCTTCGTCCTGACCATCTTCTTCCTGCTGTTCGGCTCCGACCTGTTCAACACCGCGCTGCAGTGGGTGGAGCCCTCCCGACGCGAGCACTACTGGCGCATGGGACGGAGGATGAACCAGGCGGTGGGCGGCTATGTGGCCGGCTCGTTCCTCGTGGCCCTCATCGGAGGCGTCTTCACGTCGGTGATGACCCTGCTGCTCGGCGTGCCCTACTTCCTGCCCCTGGGCCTGGCCATGGCGGTGCTGGGACTCGTCCCGTTCGTGGGCTCCTTCCTCGGAGGACTGTTGGTGGCCGGGACCACGGCCGCCTCGGTGGGAGGGCGCCAGGGACTCATCGCCCTGGGCCTCTTCCTCGTCTACCAGCAGGTGGAGGGCAACCTGCTCCAGCCGCTCGTCCAGCGCCGGACGCTCAAGATGAACCCCCTCATCATCGCCCTGGTGATGTTGGTGGGCACGGGCCTGGCGGGCCTCATCGGAGCCCTGTTGAGTCTGCCCATCGCGGGCGCGATCCAGGTGTGGTTGGAGGATCGGCTGGCGCGGCTCAACGAGCAGTGGCGCCACCAGCGGGAGGAGGACGGCAAGAGCCGCCTCATCCTCCCCTCCCCTCCGCCAGGGCCTCGTGAAGGCCCCCGTCCAGAGCCGGCTCCCATGAACCACTAG
- a CDS encoding SanA/YdcF family protein, whose product MRRARRWPRALLVLGLGVALGVATASLYVEHRYVDRIVPRAQAPHAPVALVYGAGLAPGGVPSPVLAQRLDAALALYHGGKVEALLLSGDNSDRFHVETHAMAQYVRDRGVPDSAIQQDTAGLSTYDSSVRARSIFGVRRALLVTQRFHLTRALYIANSVGIDAWGVAADESSPRTRRYALRETLSRVLALGMVWADAPPRYPSGQVPTPSR is encoded by the coding sequence ATGCGCCGGGCACGCCGGTGGCCGAGGGCGTTGCTCGTACTGGGGCTGGGAGTCGCCCTGGGCGTGGCGACCGCCTCGCTGTACGTGGAACACCGGTATGTGGACCGGATCGTCCCCCGGGCCCAGGCGCCCCATGCTCCGGTGGCGCTCGTCTATGGGGCGGGGCTCGCGCCAGGCGGTGTCCCCTCCCCCGTGCTCGCCCAGCGACTGGACGCTGCCCTGGCCCTCTACCATGGGGGCAAGGTGGAAGCGCTGCTGCTCAGTGGGGACAACTCGGACCGCTTCCATGTCGAGACGCACGCCATGGCCCAGTACGTGCGCGACCGGGGCGTGCCGGACTCCGCCATCCAGCAGGACACCGCGGGCCTGTCCACCTACGACAGCTCCGTACGGGCCCGGAGCATCTTCGGCGTGCGGCGGGCACTGCTCGTCACCCAACGCTTCCACCTGACGCGCGCGCTCTACATCGCCAACTCGGTGGGCATCGACGCCTGGGGCGTGGCGGCGGACGAGAGCAGCCCCCGGACGCGCCGCTATGCCCTGCGCGAGACGCTCTCGCGGGTGCTGGCGCTCGGCATGGTGTGGGCGGACGCGCCCCCCCGCTACCCCTCCGGACAAGTCCCAACTCCCTCGCGCTGA
- the atpG gene encoding ATP synthase F1 subunit gamma, with amino-acid sequence MASLRDIRKRIRSVKNTRQITKAMKMVAAAKLRKAQDAITAARPYAQMLDQIISDLVARSQGEELAHPLLTVRPERRVEVLLLTSDRGLAGGFNSNVIRRASRFLYEKGTGVELEISTVGRKGNDFFRQRGQKMRKDFGHLSQKPDYAQASQVAEEMSARFLRGEVDAVYVIYNEFLSAINQKVTVSQLLPLQTLTAGAATTAPEAPAATTALVDFKYEPGRQEVLDRLVPQAVAIKLYRSLLESIASEHGARMSAMENATSNATDMIASLSLTYNRTRQAVITNELMEIVSGAEALK; translated from the coding sequence ATGGCGTCCCTTCGCGACATCCGCAAGCGCATCCGCTCGGTGAAGAACACGCGGCAGATCACCAAGGCGATGAAGATGGTCGCCGCCGCCAAGCTCCGCAAGGCACAGGACGCGATCACCGCGGCGCGCCCCTACGCGCAGATGCTCGATCAGATCATCTCCGACCTGGTGGCGCGCTCCCAGGGCGAGGAGCTGGCGCATCCGCTGCTCACCGTGCGCCCCGAGCGCCGGGTGGAGGTGCTGCTGCTCACCTCGGACCGCGGCCTCGCCGGCGGCTTCAACTCCAACGTCATCCGGCGCGCCAGCCGCTTCCTGTACGAGAAGGGCACGGGCGTGGAGCTGGAGATCTCCACCGTGGGCCGCAAGGGCAACGACTTCTTCCGCCAGCGCGGCCAGAAGATGCGCAAGGACTTCGGCCACCTGTCCCAGAAGCCGGACTACGCCCAGGCCTCCCAGGTCGCCGAGGAGATGAGCGCGCGCTTCCTCCGGGGCGAGGTGGACGCCGTCTACGTCATCTACAACGAGTTCCTCTCCGCCATTAACCAGAAGGTGACGGTCTCCCAGCTCTTGCCCCTGCAGACGCTGACGGCCGGCGCCGCCACCACGGCTCCCGAGGCCCCCGCGGCCACGACCGCCCTGGTGGACTTCAAGTACGAGCCGGGCCGCCAGGAGGTGTTGGATCGCCTGGTGCCCCAGGCCGTGGCGATCAAGCTCTACCGCTCGCTCCTGGAGAGCATCGCCAGCGAGCACGGCGCGCGCATGTCGGCGATGGAGAACGCCACCAGCAACGCCACGGACATGATCGCCAGCCTCTCGCTGACCTACAACCGCACCCGCCAGGCCGTCATCACCAACGAGCTGATGGAGATCGTGTCGGGCGCGGAGGCGTTGAAGTAG
- the atpD gene encoding F0F1 ATP synthase subunit beta yields the protein MSAQVPTVGKVTQVLGPVVDVEFPPGGLPEVYTALKLTNPNISAEQNNLTLEVAQHLGENTVRCISMDSTEGLGRGQPVTNTGAPIQAPVGKATLGRILNVTGDPVDEKGPVAAKESWSIHRAPPPFTEQDVRVQMFETGIKVIDLLAPYTRGGKIGLFGGAGVGKTVLLQELIRNVAVERGGFSVFAGVGERTREGNDLYHEMQESNVIKVDNLEESQVVLVYGQMNEPPGARARVALTALTIAEYFRDVEGRDVLLFVDNIFRFTQAGSEVSALLGRIPSAVGYQPTLATEMGSLQERITSTTKGSVTSVQAIYVPADDLTDPAPATTFAHLDATTVLNRAISELGIYPAVDPLDSTSRILSPDVVGQEHYTVARRVQGILQRYKELQDIIAILGMDELSEDDKMLVARARKIQKFLSQPFHVAEVFTGAKGKYVKLQDTIQGFKEIAEGKHDDLPESSFYMVGGIDEAVEKARKLAAS from the coding sequence ATGAGCGCTCAAGTTCCGACGGTAGGCAAGGTGACCCAGGTTCTCGGTCCTGTGGTCGACGTGGAGTTCCCGCCCGGTGGGCTCCCGGAGGTGTACACCGCCCTCAAGCTGACCAACCCCAACATCAGCGCGGAGCAGAACAACCTCACGCTCGAGGTCGCCCAGCACCTGGGTGAGAACACCGTGCGCTGCATCTCCATGGACTCCACCGAGGGTCTGGGCCGCGGCCAGCCCGTCACCAACACGGGCGCGCCCATCCAGGCGCCCGTGGGCAAGGCCACGCTCGGCCGCATCCTGAACGTCACGGGTGACCCCGTGGACGAGAAGGGCCCCGTCGCCGCCAAGGAGAGCTGGTCCATCCACCGCGCGCCGCCGCCGTTCACCGAGCAGGACGTGCGCGTGCAGATGTTCGAGACGGGCATCAAGGTCATCGACCTGCTCGCCCCCTACACCCGTGGCGGGAAGATCGGCCTGTTCGGCGGCGCCGGCGTGGGCAAGACGGTGCTCCTGCAGGAGCTCATCCGCAACGTGGCGGTGGAGCGCGGCGGCTTCTCCGTGTTCGCCGGCGTGGGCGAGCGCACCCGCGAGGGCAACGACCTGTATCACGAGATGCAGGAGAGCAACGTCATCAAGGTCGACAACCTGGAGGAGAGCCAGGTGGTGCTGGTGTACGGCCAGATGAACGAGCCGCCCGGCGCCCGCGCCCGCGTGGCCCTCACCGCGCTCACCATCGCGGAGTACTTCCGCGACGTGGAGGGCCGTGACGTGCTGCTCTTCGTGGACAACATCTTCCGCTTCACCCAGGCGGGCTCCGAGGTGTCGGCGCTCCTCGGCCGCATCCCCAGCGCCGTGGGTTACCAGCCCACGCTGGCCACGGAGATGGGCAGTCTGCAGGAGCGCATCACCTCCACCACCAAGGGCTCCGTCACCTCCGTGCAGGCCATCTACGTGCCCGCCGACGACCTGACGGATCCGGCGCCGGCCACCACGTTCGCCCACCTGGACGCCACCACGGTGCTCAACCGCGCCATCTCCGAGCTGGGCATCTACCCCGCGGTGGATCCGCTCGACTCGACCAGCCGCATCCTGTCGCCGGACGTCGTGGGCCAGGAGCACTACACCGTGGCCCGCCGCGTCCAGGGCATCCTCCAGCGCTACAAGGAGCTGCAGGACATCATCGCCATCCTCGGCATGGACGAGCTGTCCGAGGACGACAAGATGCTCGTGGCGCGCGCGCGGAAGATCCAGAAATTCCTGTCGCAGCCCTTCCACGTGGCGGAGGTCTTCACCGGCGCCAAGGGCAAGTACGTGAAGCTCCAGGACACCATCCAGGGCTTCAAGGAGATCGCCGAGGGCAAGCACGACGACCTGCCCGAGTCCTCCTTCTACATGGTGGGCGGCATCGACGAGGCGGTCGAGAAGGCGCGCAAGCTCGCGGCGAGCTGA
- a CDS encoding F0F1 ATP synthase subunit epsilon, producing the protein MAKLTVEIVTPEKRILSVQADEAIVPGAKGLFGVRPGHTPFLSLMDAGTLTLKGEGGHTDNYFVAGGFVEVTNDKVLVLADVAEPISGIDVEGARRRLSESMDRLRGLSSDDARFAVEQAVVRRETARIAASSR; encoded by the coding sequence ATGGCCAAGCTGACGGTCGAGATCGTGACCCCCGAGAAGCGCATCCTGTCGGTGCAGGCGGACGAGGCGATCGTCCCGGGCGCCAAGGGCCTGTTCGGCGTGAGGCCGGGCCACACCCCCTTCCTGTCCCTGATGGACGCGGGCACGCTCACGCTCAAGGGCGAGGGCGGCCACACCGACAACTACTTCGTGGCCGGTGGCTTCGTCGAGGTGACCAACGACAAGGTGCTCGTGCTCGCGGACGTGGCCGAGCCCATCTCGGGCATCGACGTGGAGGGCGCGCGCCGGCGCCTGAGCGAGTCGATGGATCGCCTGCGGGGCCTGTCCTCGGACGACGCGCGCTTCGCCGTCGAGCAGGCCGTCGTGCGCCGCGAGACGGCCCGCATCGCGGCCTCCTCCCGCTGA
- a CDS encoding ADP-ribosylglycohydrolase family protein, giving the protein MSMTPAERQDRFQAAFLGLAIGDALGFPLRGVPPSNLMRVSGLADDFAPRPRGGKYAKGQFSDDTQLMLATAESVIREGKVDGRSAAAHLAWLWQEGIILQPPKALAEALQKLAQGTPWMSAGAPLGVKCHSVLSRALVVGLFESKSRVRIRHDAGVLSVLTHKDPTCAAAAAAFAQAVALGLTTKEPPTPAAFCEELALAAAAHDQELAEELRHLPRLLTWDPARAMAQLRKVSVPPSQLKGVDGLPPHVVPVLLMALYATLKAPNDFRQAVELTLRCGGEADAAAACTGALMGCHLGTAAIPARLRKSVLYGETLVDAADRLFQARQVRETLATALAQQRRRR; this is encoded by the coding sequence ATGTCGATGACTCCCGCCGAGCGCCAGGACAGGTTTCAAGCGGCGTTTCTGGGACTCGCCATCGGAGATGCCCTGGGTTTTCCCCTGCGTGGCGTCCCGCCGTCCAATCTCATGCGCGTGTCGGGACTCGCGGATGACTTCGCGCCCCGTCCTCGCGGGGGCAAGTACGCCAAGGGCCAGTTCTCCGACGACACGCAGCTCATGCTCGCCACCGCCGAGAGCGTCATCCGCGAGGGCAAGGTGGATGGGCGCAGCGCCGCGGCGCACCTGGCGTGGCTGTGGCAGGAGGGCATCATCCTCCAGCCTCCCAAGGCGCTCGCCGAGGCCCTGCAGAAGCTCGCGCAGGGCACGCCGTGGATGAGCGCGGGCGCCCCCCTGGGCGTCAAGTGCCACTCGGTGCTCAGCCGCGCGCTCGTGGTGGGCCTCTTCGAGAGCAAGAGCCGCGTGCGCATCCGCCACGACGCGGGCGTGCTGTCCGTCCTCACGCACAAGGATCCGACGTGCGCCGCGGCCGCGGCCGCCTTCGCGCAGGCGGTGGCCCTGGGGCTCACCACCAAGGAGCCGCCCACGCCCGCCGCGTTCTGCGAGGAGCTGGCCCTGGCGGCCGCCGCGCATGATCAGGAGCTGGCCGAGGAGCTGCGCCACCTGCCCCGTCTGCTCACGTGGGATCCCGCGCGCGCCATGGCCCAGCTGCGCAAGGTGAGCGTGCCACCCAGTCAGCTCAAGGGCGTGGACGGCCTGCCCCCGCACGTGGTGCCCGTGCTGCTCATGGCGCTCTACGCCACGCTCAAGGCCCCCAACGACTTCCGCCAGGCCGTGGAACTCACCCTGCGCTGCGGGGGCGAGGCCGACGCCGCGGCCGCCTGCACCGGCGCCCTGATGGGCTGCCACCTGGGCACCGCCGCCATCCCCGCCCGGCTGCGCAAGAGCGTGCTGTACGGGGAGACCCTCGTGGACGCCGCGGATCGCCTCTTCCAGGCTCGCCAGGTGCGCGAGACGCTCGCCACCGCCCTGGCACAGCAGCGCCGCCGCCGCTGA
- a CDS encoding phage holin family protein produces MEIESEQLERRQLESLSTAELIRHAIDEARLLARAEILHAKKELKEEVKAARSAGILLGAGAVLGLVGLAAMLVAVGLALPLAQWLGVLLVGVFLVLVAGGLAFAGKKRLPTQPLPHTQERLKTDVVRTRETLQ; encoded by the coding sequence GTGGAAATCGAATCGGAACAGCTGGAGCGCAGGCAGCTGGAGTCGTTGTCCACGGCGGAACTCATCCGCCATGCCATCGACGAGGCACGGTTGCTCGCGCGGGCCGAGATCCTGCACGCGAAGAAGGAGCTCAAGGAGGAAGTGAAGGCGGCCCGTTCGGCGGGCATCCTCCTGGGCGCGGGTGCGGTGCTGGGTCTCGTGGGGCTGGCGGCGATGCTGGTGGCCGTGGGGCTCGCGCTTCCCCTGGCGCAATGGTTGGGCGTGCTCCTGGTGGGCGTCTTCCTGGTGCTGGTGGCCGGAGGGCTCGCGTTCGCCGGCAAGAAGCGCCTGCCGACCCAGCCCCTGCCGCACACCCAGGAGCGGTTGAAGACCGATGTCGTGCGCACCCGGGAGACACTGCAATGA